From the Syntrophomonadaceae bacterium genome, one window contains:
- a CDS encoding FAD-binding protein, with amino-acid sequence MRETIKRLEATRAFRLKQEIPRLTMAERTNLLEGYHPDFRTEGVCQVRIGPNKGERMQKELTDLLEASGRLDPGRVDLTRVDFDVDVLVIGGGGAGVTTALLAHENGSRVLLATKLRLGDSNTIMAEGGIAAATQANDSLNLHFLDTMGGGLFQNKRDLVRALIEDAPLIVEWLKDLGAMFDTHPNGDLVVSFAGGHCRRRVHSCKDLSGLEFMRVLRDEFYNKGIEVLEFSPAIELMLDENGRCAGAVLLNLETNELLLVRAKAVVLATGGIGRLHPNKYPTTNHYGATADGLVLAYRAGAPLLHMDAIQYHPTGAAWPEQMLGQLITEALRGNGAQLVNKDGERFINELETRDVTSSAVIREVRERKKGIKTPTGMEGVWLDVALIDIRGGAGKLDRMFAGIVHRFKEYGIDVHKEPLLVFPTQHYQNGGVEIGPDGQTSIPGLYAAGEVAGGVQGRNRLGGNSLVDIFVFGRRAGKAAAEYAKRTELPTSLNLEHVRKYQQELAEAGIRQGLRSPLLLPDYTRPEIKKHTAACGA; translated from the coding sequence ATGCGGGAGACGATCAAAAGGCTAGAGGCTACCCGTGCTTTTAGACTAAAACAGGAAATCCCCCGGTTGACCATGGCAGAAAGAACCAATCTTTTGGAAGGCTATCATCCGGACTTCCGAACCGAGGGTGTGTGTCAGGTGCGGATTGGCCCAAATAAAGGCGAGCGGATGCAAAAAGAACTGACGGACTTGCTGGAGGCCTCGGGACGCCTGGATCCAGGCCGGGTTGATTTAACTCGGGTGGATTTTGATGTTGATGTGTTAGTGATCGGCGGTGGGGGAGCAGGTGTGACCACAGCGCTTCTGGCCCATGAAAACGGGTCTAGGGTGCTCTTGGCCACCAAACTGCGGCTAGGTGATTCCAATACCATTATGGCCGAAGGAGGGATTGCCGCCGCCACTCAGGCTAACGATTCTCTTAACCTTCATTTCCTGGATACCATGGGTGGAGGCTTGTTCCAAAACAAGCGGGATCTTGTCCGGGCTTTGATTGAAGATGCTCCCTTGATCGTAGAGTGGCTAAAAGACCTTGGAGCTATGTTTGATACTCATCCAAACGGCGACTTGGTGGTCTCTTTCGCCGGCGGTCATTGCCGGCGCAGGGTCCATTCCTGCAAAGACTTGAGCGGACTGGAATTTATGCGGGTATTGCGGGATGAGTTCTATAACAAAGGGATCGAAGTGCTGGAATTCAGCCCTGCCATTGAGTTGATGCTGGATGAAAACGGGCGCTGTGCCGGCGCTGTGCTGTTAAACCTGGAAACTAACGAGTTGTTACTGGTGCGGGCCAAGGCAGTGGTCTTAGCCACAGGCGGGATTGGTAGGCTGCATCCTAACAAGTATCCCACCACCAACCACTACGGAGCTACCGCTGACGGGCTGGTGCTGGCCTACCGGGCAGGAGCGCCGCTTTTACACATGGATGCCATCCAGTACCATCCAACAGGAGCGGCCTGGCCGGAGCAGATGCTGGGCCAACTGATCACCGAGGCCCTGCGGGGAAACGGCGCCCAACTGGTGAATAAAGACGGGGAACGCTTTATTAACGAGCTGGAAACCAGGGATGTAACTTCTTCCGCCGTTATCCGGGAAGTGCGGGAGCGGAAAAAAGGCATTAAAACTCCTACCGGGATGGAAGGAGTTTGGCTGGATGTGGCATTGATCGATATCCGCGGCGGAGCTGGCAAACTGGATCGGATGTTTGCCGGAATTGTGCACCGTTTTAAAGAATACGGGATAGACGTGCATAAGGAGCCCTTACTGGTCTTCCCCACTCAGCACTACCAGAACGGTGGCGTTGAGATAGGGCCGGATGGCCAAACCTCTATTCCGGGCCTGTATGCTGCCGGCGAAGTAGCAGGCGGGGTGCAGGGGCGAAACAGGCTGGGAGGGAACTCCCTGGTGGATATTTTCGTCTTCGGGCGCAGAGCGGGTAAAGCTGCGGCGGAATATGCCAAAAGGACCGAATTGCCAACTTCGCTAAACCTGGAGC
- a CDS encoding 4Fe-4S dicluster domain-containing protein — protein sequence MTEQLITINVMGRQYQVPDGLTIMGALEWSGYQLVRGCGCRGGFCGACATVYRLPGDYRLKVGLACQTPVVSHMILAEIPFFPANKTVYNLDRMGKPVESLLQAYPEITRCLGCNACTKACPQKLKPIDYLAAALRSDFPRAAALSFDCIMCGLCAARCPGELAPQNIAVFVRRYYAKLIRPKPQHLKDRITEITGGQHEASLKEIAAMADTVLQKTYAARDFEEL from the coding sequence GTGACAGAACAGTTGATTACAATTAATGTGATGGGAAGACAATACCAAGTGCCGGATGGTTTAACCATTATGGGTGCACTGGAGTGGTCCGGCTATCAATTGGTGCGGGGGTGTGGTTGCCGGGGCGGTTTTTGCGGGGCTTGCGCTACCGTTTACCGGTTGCCGGGAGATTACCGCCTGAAGGTGGGTTTGGCCTGCCAGACACCAGTCGTCTCCCACATGATCCTGGCCGAGATCCCTTTTTTTCCCGCCAACAAGACCGTTTACAATCTGGATCGGATGGGGAAGCCGGTGGAAAGTTTGTTGCAGGCATATCCCGAGATAACCCGATGTTTAGGATGTAATGCCTGCACCAAGGCCTGCCCCCAAAAGCTAAAACCCATCGATTATTTGGCAGCAGCCCTAAGGAGCGACTTTCCCAGGGCAGCAGCCCTGTCCTTTGACTGTATCATGTGCGGTCTGTGCGCAGCCCGTTGCCCGGGGGAGTTGGCACCCCAAAACATCGCCGTCTTTGTGCGCCGGTACTATGCAAAACTGATCCGGCCCAAACCGCAGCACCTAAAAGATAGAATTACAGAAATAACCGGAGGTCAGCACGAGGCTTCATTGAAAGAAATTGCAGCTATGGCAGATACTGTGCTCCAAAAAACTTATGCAGCCCGGGACTTTGAGGAGCTTTAG